Part of the Weissella coleopterorum genome is shown below.
TACAATTGCTTGACCCTTCAACTAATGAACCAGCTCGTTTTGGTATCAAGATTGAAGATGGTAAGAAGGTACGCGTATCAAAGAAGTCTGGAACGGCTTTATAATTTAGGTGAAAGGAGGAAATCATTATCATGGCAAATCGCTTGAAAGAAAAGTATGTTAATGAAGTTCAACCTTCATTGATCGAAAAGTTTAACTACAGCTCAATCATGCAAACTCCAAAGATCGAAAAGATCGTTTTGAACATGGGGGTTGGTGATGCTGTATCCAACTCAAAGAACTTGGATGAAGCTGTTGCAGAATTAGAATTAATTGCTGGTCAAAAGCCAGTAATTACTCGTGCAAAGAAGTCAATCGCTGGCTTCCGTTTGCGTGAGGGAATGGCAATCGGAACTAAGGTTACGTTGCGTGGAGAACGGATGTATGACTTCTTAGATAAGTTGATCAACATTTCATTACCACGTGTTCGTGACTTCCGTGGAGTTTCACCAAAGGCCTTTGACGGTCGTGGAAACTACACTTTGGGAATCCGTGAGCAACTTATTTTCCCTGAAATTGATTACGATGCAGTTAACCGCGTTCGTGGTTTGGATATTGTAATCGTAACAACTGCTAACTCTGATGAAGAGTCACGTGAGATGCTTACTCAATTGGGTATGCCTTTCACTAAATAATGAAGAATAGACTGTTAAATCAGTAAGAAATTTATAGGAGGCAACATCAATGTCAATGACTGACCCAATTGCAGATTTCTTGACTCGCATTCGTAACGCCAACATGGTGCGTCACGATTCAGTTGAAGTTCCTGCATCTAAGATCAAAAAAGACATCGCTGAGATCTTGAAGAACGAAGGCTTTGTCCGGGACGTTGAATACATTGATGATGACAAGCAAGGCGTAATCCGTGTGTTCCTTAAGTATGGTGCTGATAAGCAACGCGTTATTTCAGGTTTGAAGCGTATTTCAAAGCCTGGATTGCGTTCATACGTTAAGGCCGATTCATTACCAAAGGTTTTGAATGGTTTAGGAATTGCTATCATCTCAACTTCTGAAGGTGTTATCACCGATAAGGAAGCTCGCGCCAAAAACATTGGTGGCGAGGTATTGGCATACGTTTGGTAATAATAAAATCTAATAAAGGAGGTATCCTACAATGAGTCGTATTGGTAATAAGACTTTAACTTTGCCTGCTGGCGTTGAATTGTCACGCGAAGGTGACGTTGTTACTGTTAAGGGACCAAAGGGTGAGTTATCACGCGAAGTTTCTTCAGAAATTGCTTTTACTATCGAAGGAAACGATGTGAACTTCACTCGTTCATCAGATGATGGTAAGATCAAGGCTTTGCATGGAACTACTCGTGCAAACGTCGCCAACATGGTTGAGGGTGTCTCAGAAGGCTTCAAAAAGACTTTGAAGCTTGTCGGTGTTGGGTACCGTGCAGCCAAGCAAGGAAACAAGCTTGTGTTGAACGTTGGTTACTCACACCCAGTTGAATTTGAAGACCGCACCGAAATGACGGTGGAAGTTCCTGATTCAGTTACTGTTGTAATTTCAGGTATTTCAAAGCAAAAGGTTGGAGATTTCGCCGCTGAGATCCGGGCCGTACGTTCTCCTGAACCTTATAAGGGTAAGGGAATTCGTTACGAAAATGAATACGTTGCACGTAAGGAAGGTAAGACTGGTAAGTAAGCTTAAGCTCATTGCTTAAAATTGAGAGCAACGTCTCAATATTACTTATTACGTATATCTTTCAAACAAGAATAAAAGAGGTTACGAACATGATTACGAAGTCAGACAAGAATAAAGTGCGTCAACATCGACACACTCGCGTTCGTGGAAAGATTTCTGGTACTGCAGAGCGCCCACGCTTGAACGTTTTCCGTTCTAACAAAAACATCTACGCTCAATT
Proteins encoded:
- the rpsH gene encoding 30S ribosomal protein S8; translated protein: MSMTDPIADFLTRIRNANMVRHDSVEVPASKIKKDIAEILKNEGFVRDVEYIDDDKQGVIRVFLKYGADKQRVISGLKRISKPGLRSYVKADSLPKVLNGLGIAIISTSEGVITDKEARAKNIGGEVLAYVW
- the rplE gene encoding 50S ribosomal protein L5, yielding MANRLKEKYVNEVQPSLIEKFNYSSIMQTPKIEKIVLNMGVGDAVSNSKNLDEAVAELELIAGQKPVITRAKKSIAGFRLREGMAIGTKVTLRGERMYDFLDKLINISLPRVRDFRGVSPKAFDGRGNYTLGIREQLIFPEIDYDAVNRVRGLDIVIVTTANSDEESREMLTQLGMPFTK
- the rplF gene encoding 50S ribosomal protein L6, with the translated sequence MSRIGNKTLTLPAGVELSREGDVVTVKGPKGELSREVSSEIAFTIEGNDVNFTRSSDDGKIKALHGTTRANVANMVEGVSEGFKKTLKLVGVGYRAAKQGNKLVLNVGYSHPVEFEDRTEMTVEVPDSVTVVISGISKQKVGDFAAEIRAVRSPEPYKGKGIRYENEYVARKEGKTGK